GGAAAATCAAGTTTTATTTCATTTAGGGTATGAGCATGATGAAAATGATGTACATGATGTAAGACTACTGTGCGAGAGATTCAATATTCCGGTTCCGAATGAATATAAGTAACTTAAAGTAGACAAGGGGACAGTTTTCTCGTCTTAATTTAGATGGGCTATGGATAAAACAATGACTCGTCAGTTAGTATTGGATGCCCTTTACTAAGCAGTAATGAGATAACGCCCCGCAGCAGGTCTAATACATCATTCGGATCTACGCCAGTTATAAGTATCAACAAACATTAAGGGGTTATGGGATAATTACCAGCATGAACCGTAAAGGCAATGGACAGGATTGATGACACAAAATTGAACCCCTAGAATAACGATAGGGTGTGCAAAGAGCACGCAGCGGCAGGATGAAAAATCCTGTCGTTTTTTGTTAGATAAAAAACAGAACATTAAAAAAGATTAAATCGAAAAGAATAATTGATGCAACTGAAATAAAAAACCGTAAATTCTGACGAGGCTGTGAAAATTCTACTGATTCAGGATTGAAGCTACCGCCTGATCCCAAGGGAAAACATATCTGGTGTACGGTTACCATCAACGACAGGTGACAGATTGTTATCCCGAAAGAAGTACGTGATACCTTTGATTTGAAAAGCGGCGACAGGCTTGTGGTGATGGGAGCGGATGGTGAAAGTATTGTACTGCAGAAGTTTTTGAAGAAATGCCTCGCAGGATAATGAGTGCTGCTGGAAAGGTTGGTGAGTAAGATGAAGATTGCATGGTTTTGTATTCCTGCCCACGGTCATATCAATCCTACTCTAGGACTTGTGAAAGAGATGATTGATGCAGGACATGAGGTGACTTATTTTTCTTTTGAGAAATTCAGGAAAAAGATTGAGGGTACGGGAGCGACATTTGTTTCCTGCGATGCATATGATCTGGATATCGACGCAAAGGACGGCGGCAACAGAGTAGGCAAGGATCTTGCTTTCTCCATCGAGTTGATTGTTGAATCCACTCTGGCAATGGATGGTCTGATAAGTCGGGTAATACCGGACATGAAGCCAGACCTGATTGTTGCGGATTCCATGGCTTACAGTGGTAAATTGGCGGCAATGAAGTTTGGAATTCCTTATGTTTGTTCTACTACCACGTTTGTATTTAACCGATACTCTGCGAAATACATGGATCAAGGCATGGGAGGTTTGTTCAGCACACTTCTTGCTCTGCAAAAAATCAAAAGACAGTTGAAAAGGCTTCAGGTGATGGGATATCCGGTAAAAAGCTTTTTAGAACTGATTACAAATGACAATGAGACCTATACGATTGTATATACGTCGAAGGAGTTTCAGCCCTATGCCGAGACTTTTTCTGATAAATACTGCTTCATCGGTCCATCCATTCGTCCAGTGACGAATCCTATGGAAAAGACTGCAGAGAAGACGGTGTATATCTCCATGGGCACGGTTGTAAGCAACAGGGAGATGTATGAGAACTGCGTGGAAGCGCTTCGGGGAACGGACTATCAAGTGATTGTATCCATGGGTGAGACGACTAATGAATTCTCGAATCTTCCTGAGAATATACAGGTGTATGATTCTGTGGATCAGATGGCGGTATTGAATATTGCGGATGCATTTGTCACACACTGCGGTATGAATTCTGCATCAGAAGGACTGTATTTCGAGGTTCCGCTGGTTCTGGCACCACAGACACCGGAGCAGTGGGCTGTGGCAAAACGCACGGAAGAACTGGGGGCAGGTGTGATGCTGCCAGCTTCCGGAAGGTCAGTGGAGGAGATTAAGAATGCCATCGAGAAGGTGCTGAATGATGGTGCTTATAAAGCAGCGGCAACCGAAATCTCGAAAGGGTTCAAAAGATGCGGTGGAGTAAAAGAAGCCAGAGCATTTCTGGAGAAAATCGTGAAACAGAGTCAAATTTCAGTTTGTCGATAAACCCTTTAACGATAGTAGTTATCGTTAAAAAGTGCAGTGGATATGTTTCCACGAACGTGTATGGTGATATGACATATGGTTTGCTGAGTATAAACAATTAATTAATTTGGAGGTAAAATTAAATGATATTTGATCCCAATAACCCTATTATTAAACTCTGCATGAGTGGGATGGGATTGGAGGACAGCGGAAACAGTGAGGATGCAATCACGATGTTTCAAAAAGCATGGGACGAAGCAACAGATTAC
This region of Desulforamulus ferrireducens genomic DNA includes:
- a CDS encoding macrolide family glycosyltransferase; this encodes MLLERLVSKMKIAWFCIPAHGHINPTLGLVKEMIDAGHEVTYFSFEKFRKKIEGTGATFVSCDAYDLDIDAKDGGNRVGKDLAFSIELIVESTLAMDGLISRVIPDMKPDLIVADSMAYSGKLAAMKFGIPYVCSTTTFVFNRYSAKYMDQGMGGLFSTLLALQKIKRQLKRLQVMGYPVKSFLELITNDNETYTIVYTSKEFQPYAETFSDKYCFIGPSIRPVTNPMEKTAEKTVYISMGTVVSNREMYENCVEALRGTDYQVIVSMGETTNEFSNLPENIQVYDSVDQMAVLNIADAFVTHCGMNSASEGLYFEVPLVLAPQTPEQWAVAKRTEELGAGVMLPASGRSVEEIKNAIEKVLNDGAYKAAATEISKGFKRCGGVKEARAFLEKIVKQSQISVCR